GGTGGGCCCGCAAGAACCACGCGAATTTTTCGTGGGTTTGGCCACGTGCAATGCAAAGGTCTTCGGTCAACGTATCGCCGTGATCAGCCGCGATGGCCCCAGCACCAACCAGCGTCGCGGCCAATGTTTCTTGGGCGATCTGCATCGCTTTGATCATTTCTTTATCCGTGGCGTGGCCGTCATGTTCCTTGACCTTTGAACGCGCCAACATACCTGCAAGCGTGCCTTCAGCGTGG
This Octadecabacter temperatus DNA region includes the following protein-coding sequences:
- a CDS encoding Dps family protein, whose translation is MTQTATALSTDAKTAIVEALNQSVAETAVATMLAQNFHWNVTGMGFGPLHDLFQKMYEDHFIAQDDLAERIKALDAHAEGTLAGMLARSKVKEHDGHATDKEMIKAMQIAQETLAATLVGAGAIAADHGDTLTEDLCIARGQTHEKFAWFLRAHLS